The Pseudomonas sp. SCA2728.1_7 DNA segment GTCAGGCTCTCGGCCAATTAGGTGCCTTGAACCGTGCCGCGTTCACTCAGCCAGTCGCCGCGATTACCGGTTCCAGCGGCAAGACCACCGTCAAGGAAATGCTCGCGAGCATCCTGCGCACGCGCGGTCCGGTATTGGCGACCCGTGGCAATCTGAACAACGACCTCGGCGCGCCGCTGACCCTGCTCGAATTGGCCCGGGAGCACACTTCGGCGGTGATCGAACTGGGCGCCTCGCGTCTGGGCGAAATCGCTTATACCGTCGGGCTGACCAAACCGCACGTAGCGATCCTGAACAATGCCGGCACCGCGCACGTTGGTGAGTTCGGCGGCCCGGAAAAAATCGTCGAAGCCAAAGGCGAAATCATCGACGGGCTGGCGGCCGATGGCATCGCCGTGCTTAACCTCGATGACAAAGCCTTCGGTATCTGGAAGACCCGTGCGGGCGCTCGCAAAGTTCTGACCTTCGCCCTGAGCAACACTCAGGCGGACTTCTACGCCAGCGATCTGAGCACTGATGCCCGTGGTTGCCCGGCCTTCAATCTGCAAACACCTGAAGGTGTCGAGCGCGTTCAACTGAACCTGCTCGGCACCCATAACGTCGCCAACTCCATGGCCGCCGCCGCTGCCGCGCACGCCCTGGGTGTGTCGCTGTTCGGTATCGCCACCGGGCTTGGCGCCGTGCAACCGGTCAAGGGGCGCACCGTCGCGCAACTGGCGAAAAACGGTATGCGCGTGATTGATGACACTTACAACGCAAACCCCACCTCGATGTGTGCGGCCGTTGATATACTCGCCGGCTTTTCCGGCCGCACCGTCCTGGTGCTCGGAGATATCGGCGAGTTGGGCGATTGGGCGGAGCAGGGGCACCGCGACGTGGGCGAGTACGCCCGGGGCAAGGTTTCCGCGCTTTATGCCGTTGGGCCAAACATGGTTCACGCCGTAAACGCTTTCGGTGAACAGGCGCATCACTTCGGCACGCAAGCCGAACTGATTCAGGCCCTCGACGCCGAGCAGGACACAAACACCACCATTTTGATCAAGGGTTCGCGCAGTGCAGCGATGGAAAACATCGTTGCGGCTCTGTGCGGGTCCAGTCTGGAGAAACATTAATGCTGCTGCTGCTAGCGGAGTATCTGCAACAGTTCTACAAAGGCTTCGCGGTCTTTCAGTACCTGACCCTGCGCGGGATTCTCGGTGTGCTGACCGCGCTGGTTTTGTCGCTGTGCTATGGCCCGTGGATGATCCGCACTTTGCAGAACCGTCAGATCGGTCAATCCGTTCGTAACGATGGTCCGCAATCGCACCTGTCCAAGTCGGGCACCCCGACCATGGGCGGCGCGCTGATTCTGTCTTCGATCGGCGTCAGCACTCTGCTTTGGGCTGACCTGAGCAACCGCTACGTCTGGACTGTTCTGTTGGTGACTCTGTTGTTCGGCGCCATCGGCTGGGTCGACGATTACCGCAAAGTCATCGAGAAGAACTCCCGTGGCTTGCCGAGCCGCTGGAAGTATTTCTGGCAGTCGGTGTTCGGCCTCGGCGCGGCGATCTTCCTTTATATGACTGCTTCCACTCCGGTGGAAACCACGCTGATCCTGCCTATGCTCAAGGACTACAGCATTCCGCTGGGCCTCGGTTTCATCGTGCTGACCTACTTCGTGATCGTCGGTTCGAGCAACGCAGTCAACCTGACTGATGGCCTCGACGGGCTGGCGATCATGCCAACCGTGATGGTCGGCGGTGGCCTCGGCATCTTCTGCTACCTGTCGGGTAACGTGAAATTCGCTGAGTACCTGCTGATTCCTTACGTGCCGGGCGCGGGCGAACTGATCGTGTTCTGCGGTGCGCTGATCGGTGCCGGTCTCGGTTTCCTGTGGTTCAACACCTATCCGGCGCAAGTGTTCATGGGCGACGTCGGTGCACTGGCACTCGGCGCGGCTCTGGGCACCATCGCGGTGATCGTCCGTCAGGAAATCGTCCTGTTCATCATGGGCGGCGTGTTCGTGATGGAAACCCTGTCAGTCGTCATTCAGGTTGCATCCTTTAAGCTGACCGGTCGCCGTGTGTTCCGCATGGCACCGATCCACCACCATTTTGAACTCAAGGGCTGGCCCGAGCCGCGCGTGATCGTCCGTTTCTGGATCATCACCGTGATTCTCGTGTTGATCGGCCTTGCCACCCTGAAGCTGAGGTAGAACGAGTGTCTCTGATCGCTTCTGACCACTTCCGCATCGTTGTCGGCCTCGGCAAGAGCGGCATGTCCCTGGTTCGCTTCCTGGCGAACCGGGGCACGTCGTTTGCCGTGGCGGACACGCGGGAAAATCCACCGGAACTGGCCACGCTCAAACGTGACTATCCGCACGTGGAAGTGCGTTGTGGCGAGCTGGACGTCGAATTCCTCTGCCGTGCCGACGAGCTCTACGTGAGCCCCGGCCTGGCGCTGGCGACCCCGGCCCTGCAAGCCGCTGCGGCCCGTGGCGTGAAACTGTCCGGCGACATCGAACTGTTCGCGCGTAACGCGCGGGCGCCGATCGTGGCCATCAGCGGTTCCAACGCGAAGAGCACCGTCACCACCCTGGTTGGCGAAATGGCGGCTGCGGCCGGCAAACGCGTCGCCGTCGGCGGCAACCTCGGCACGCCGGCGCTGGACCTGCTCAGCGACGATGTCGAGCTGTACGTGATGGAGTTGTCGAGCTTTCAGCTGGAAACCACCGACCAGCTCAACGCCGAAGTGGCCACCGTGCTGAACATCAGCGAAGACCACATGGATCGCTACAGCGGTCTGCCGGCGTACCACTTGGCCAAGCACCGGATCTTCCGTGGCGCCAAGCAGTTCGTGGTCAACCGTCAGGATGCGCTGAGTCGTCCGTTGATGGGCGAGGGTCAGCCATGCTGGACCTTCGGCCTGACCAAACCGGACTTCAAGGCATTCGGTATCCGCGAAGAAGACGGCGAGAAGTATCTGGCCTTCGAATTCCAGAACCTGATGCCGGTGCGTGAGCTGAAAATTCGCGGCGCACACAACCAGTCCAACGCCCTCGCGGCGCTGGCGCTGGGGCATGCTGTGGGCTTGCCGTTCGACGCCATGCTCTCGGCCCTGCGCACTTTCGCCGGTCTCGAACATCGCTGCCAGTGGGTACGTGATCTCGACGGCGTGGCGTACTACAACGATTCCAAAGCCACCAACGTCGGCGCCGCCCTGGCCGCCATCGAAGGCTTGGGCGCGGATATCGACGGCAAGGTCATCCTGATCGCCGGTGGCGATGGCAAGGGCGCCGAATTCAACGATCTGCGTGATCCGGTGGCGGCCAACTGCCGCGCCGTGATCCTGATGGGCCGCGACTCCGACAAGATCGGCGCGGCCATCGGTGATGCCGTGCCACTGATTCGCGCAACCTCGCTGGTTGACGCCGTCGCACAATGCCGCGCCGCCGCCCAGCCGGGTGATGTGGTGCTGCTGTCGCCGGCCTGCGCCAGTTTCGACATGTTCAAGAATTACGAAGACCGTGGTCACCAGTTCGTCCGCGCTGTGGAGGACCTGGCATGAGCCTGTTCAATATCATCAAGCCGTATCCGTCGCCGATCATCACCGGGCGCGGCATCGACCTCGATTTCCCGATGCTCGCCGGTTGCCTGGCGCTGCTCGGTCTCGGTTTGATCATGATCGCCTCGGCTTCCACCGAAGTCGCGGCGGCGCAGTCGGGCAGTCCGCTGTATTACATGATTCGCCACCTTATTTATGTGGTGCTCGGTTTGGGCGCGTGCATCGTCACCATGATGATTCCGATTGCCACCTGGCAACGCCTCGGCTGGCTGATGCTGATCGGTGCGTTCGGCTTGCTGGTGATGGTGATCATCCCCGGCATCGGGCGCGAAGTGAACGGTTCGATGCGCTGGATCGGTTTCAGCTTCTTCAACGTGCAGCCGTCCGAGATCGCCAAAGTATTCGTAGTGATCTACCTCGCCGGTTATCTGGTGCGGCGTCAGAAGGAAGTGCGCGAAAGCTGGATGGGCTTCTTCAAGCCATTCATCGTGCTGCTGCCAATGGCCGGTCTGTTGCTGATGGAGCCGGACTTCGGTGCCACCGTGGTGATGATGGGCGCTGCGGCGGCGATGCTATTCCTTGGCGGGGTCGGGCTGTTCCGCTTCTCGCTGATGGTGGTATTGGCGGTCGGCGCCGTTGTGCTGTTGATCCAGATGCAGCCGTATCGAATGGCGCGTCTGACCAACTTCGCCGACCCGTGGGCCGACCAGTTCGGCGCCGGTTATCAGTTATCGCAAGCCTTGATCGCTTTCGGTCGAGGCGAATGGCTGGGCGTCGGTCTGGGCAACAGCGTGCAGAAGCAGTTCTACCTGCCGGAAGCGCACACCGACTTCGTGTTCTCGGTATTGGCTGAAGAACTCGGCGCGGTCGGTTCGCTGTGCACCGTCGCACTGTTCGTGTTCGTGTGTATTCGCGGCATGTACATCGGCCTGTGGGCGGAGAAAGCCAAACAGTTCTTCGCCGCTTATGTTGCGTACGGTTTGTCGTTCCTGTGGATTGGTCAGTTCCTGATCAACATCGGGGTGAACGTCGGCCTGCTGCCAACCAAAGGTCTGACCTTGCCGTTCCTCAGTTACGGCGGCAGTTCGTTGGTGATCTGCTGTGCCTGTCTCGGCTTGTTGCTGAGGATCGAGTGGGAGAGTCGAACTCACCTGGGCAGTGAAGAAATGGAATTCCATGAGAGCGACTTCGCCGAGGAGCCGAATCATGGGCGCTAACGTATTGATCATGGCCGGCGGAACCGGCGGCCACGTGTTCCCGGCGCTGGCTTGTGCCCGCGAGTTTCAGGCGCGCGGCTACACCGTGCACTGGCTCGGCACGCCACGCGGGATCGAGAACGAACTGGTGCCGGCCGCAGGGCTGGAACTGCACCGCATCAACGCCAGCGGCCTGCGCGGCAAGGGCAAGCTGTCGCTGCTCAAGGCGCCGTTCATGCTGCTGAAATCGGTATGGCAGGCGCGGGCGATCATTCGTCGCTTGAAGCCGGTTTGTGTGGTCGGCTTCGGTGGTTATGTGACTGGCCCCGGCGGCCTTGCCGCAAAACTGGCCGGTGTGCCGGTGATCGTTCACGAGCAGAACGCTGTGGCCGGCACCGCCAATCGGTTGCTGGTGCCGTTCGCCGCCCGAGTGTGTGAAGCCTTCCCCGACACCTTTACTCTGTCGGACACCCGCCGTACCACCGGAAATCCGGTGCGCAGCGAGCTGTTCCTCGACACATCGCGACCTGCGCTGGCCGGTCGCAAAGCGCGTTTGCTGATCCTTGGCGGAAGCCTTGGCGCAGAACCGTTGAACAAGTTGCTGCCTGAAGCCCTGGCCCAAGTCGCTGCCGATTTGCGCCCGGAAGTGTTTCATCAGGCCGGCAAAAACCACGATGAAGTGACTGCAGAGCGCTACCGCGCCGCCGGCGTGGACGCGCAGGTGCAGCCGTTCATCAAAGACATGGCCCAGGCCTATGGCTGGGCTGACCTGGTGGTGTGCCGCGCAGGCGCGTTGACCATCAGTGAGCTGGCTGCCGCCGGTCTGCCCTCGATGCTGGTGCCTTTGCCCCACGCGATCGACGATCACCAGACCCGCAACGCCGATTATTTGGCCCGCGAAGGCGCTGCCTTCCTGATGCCGCAAAGAACGACTGGTGCCGCGGACCTTGCCGCGCGCCTGACAGAGGTCTTGATGCAACCGCAACGACTCGAAGAAATGGCCCAAGCGGCCCGCCGTCTGGCGAAACCCGATGCCACCCGTAGTGTGGTCGATACCTGTCTGGAGGTGGCCCATGGTTGAGAATCAGAAAGCCATGCCGCAACCGGAAATGCGCCGCATCCGTCGCATCCACTTCGTCGGCATCGGCGGCGTGGGCATGTGCGGTATTGCCGAAGTGTTGTTGAACCTGGGCTATGAAGTGTCCGGTTCCGACCTGAAAGCCTCGCCGGTGACCGAGCGCCTGGAATCGTTCGGCGCGCAGATTTTCATCGGCCACCGTGCCGAGAACGCCGCGACCGCCGATGTGCTGGTGGTGTCGAGCGCTGTGAACACCTCCAACCCGGAAGTCGCGACTGCCCTTGAGCGCCGTATCCCGGTGGTACCGCGCGCAGAAATGCTCGCTGAACTGATGCGTTATCGCCACGGCATCGCCGTTGCCGGCACTCACGGCAAAACCACCACCACCAGCCTGATCGCTTCGGTGTTCGCTGCCGGTGGTCTGGATCCGACGTTCGTGATTGGTGGTCGTCTGAATGCCGCGGGCACCAATGCCCAGCTCGGCACCAGCCGTTACCTGATCGCCGAAGCCGATGAAAGCGATGCGAGCTTCCTGCACCTGCAACCGCTGGTGGCCGTGGTCACCAACATCGACGCCGACCACATGGCGACCTACGACGGTGACTTCAACAAACTGAAGAAAACCTTCGTCGAGTTCCTGCACAACCTGCCGTTCTACGGTTTGGCGGTGATGTGCCTGGACGATCCGGTGGTGCGTGAAATCCTCCCACTGGTGAAACGTCCGACCGTGACCTACGGCTTCAGCGAAGACGCTGACGTGCGCGCGATCAATATTCGCCAGCAAGGCATGCAAACGTTCTTCACCGTGCTGCGCCCGGATCGTGAGCCGCTGGACGTGTCGG contains these protein-coding regions:
- the murG gene encoding undecaprenyldiphospho-muramoylpentapeptide beta-N-acetylglucosaminyltransferase, whose protein sequence is MGANVLIMAGGTGGHVFPALACAREFQARGYTVHWLGTPRGIENELVPAAGLELHRINASGLRGKGKLSLLKAPFMLLKSVWQARAIIRRLKPVCVVGFGGYVTGPGGLAAKLAGVPVIVHEQNAVAGTANRLLVPFAARVCEAFPDTFTLSDTRRTTGNPVRSELFLDTSRPALAGRKARLLILGGSLGAEPLNKLLPEALAQVAADLRPEVFHQAGKNHDEVTAERYRAAGVDAQVQPFIKDMAQAYGWADLVVCRAGALTISELAAAGLPSMLVPLPHAIDDHQTRNADYLAREGAAFLMPQRTTGAADLAARLTEVLMQPQRLEEMAQAARRLAKPDATRSVVDTCLEVAHG
- the murD gene encoding UDP-N-acetylmuramoyl-L-alanine--D-glutamate ligase, giving the protein MSLIASDHFRIVVGLGKSGMSLVRFLANRGTSFAVADTRENPPELATLKRDYPHVEVRCGELDVEFLCRADELYVSPGLALATPALQAAAARGVKLSGDIELFARNARAPIVAISGSNAKSTVTTLVGEMAAAAGKRVAVGGNLGTPALDLLSDDVELYVMELSSFQLETTDQLNAEVATVLNISEDHMDRYSGLPAYHLAKHRIFRGAKQFVVNRQDALSRPLMGEGQPCWTFGLTKPDFKAFGIREEDGEKYLAFEFQNLMPVRELKIRGAHNQSNALAALALGHAVGLPFDAMLSALRTFAGLEHRCQWVRDLDGVAYYNDSKATNVGAALAAIEGLGADIDGKVILIAGGDGKGAEFNDLRDPVAANCRAVILMGRDSDKIGAAIGDAVPLIRATSLVDAVAQCRAAAQPGDVVLLSPACASFDMFKNYEDRGHQFVRAVEDLA
- the murC gene encoding UDP-N-acetylmuramate--L-alanine ligase produces the protein MVENQKAMPQPEMRRIRRIHFVGIGGVGMCGIAEVLLNLGYEVSGSDLKASPVTERLESFGAQIFIGHRAENAATADVLVVSSAVNTSNPEVATALERRIPVVPRAEMLAELMRYRHGIAVAGTHGKTTTTSLIASVFAAGGLDPTFVIGGRLNAAGTNAQLGTSRYLIAEADESDASFLHLQPLVAVVTNIDADHMATYDGDFNKLKKTFVEFLHNLPFYGLAVMCLDDPVVREILPLVKRPTVTYGFSEDADVRAINIRQQGMQTFFTVLRPDREPLDVSVNMPGNHNVLNSLATICIATDEGVSDEAIVQGLSGFQGVGRRFQVYGELPVDGGNVMLVDDYGHHPTEVAAVIKAVRGGWPERRLVMVYQPHRYSRTRDLYDDFVNVLADANVLLLMEVYPAGEEPIPGADSRKLCNSIRQRGQLDPIYIERGVDLAPLVKPLLRAGDILLCQGAGDIGGLAPKLLKSELFAGAVAASVEGKLK
- the mraY gene encoding phospho-N-acetylmuramoyl-pentapeptide-transferase, translated to MLLLLAEYLQQFYKGFAVFQYLTLRGILGVLTALVLSLCYGPWMIRTLQNRQIGQSVRNDGPQSHLSKSGTPTMGGALILSSIGVSTLLWADLSNRYVWTVLLVTLLFGAIGWVDDYRKVIEKNSRGLPSRWKYFWQSVFGLGAAIFLYMTASTPVETTLILPMLKDYSIPLGLGFIVLTYFVIVGSSNAVNLTDGLDGLAIMPTVMVGGGLGIFCYLSGNVKFAEYLLIPYVPGAGELIVFCGALIGAGLGFLWFNTYPAQVFMGDVGALALGAALGTIAVIVRQEIVLFIMGGVFVMETLSVVIQVASFKLTGRRVFRMAPIHHHFELKGWPEPRVIVRFWIITVILVLIGLATLKLR
- the murF gene encoding UDP-N-acetylmuramoyl-tripeptide--D-alanyl-D-alanine ligase; translated protein: MLKALKLSELTNALDARLIAGDASFDGVSIDSRAIQPGQLFIALTGPRFDGHDYLNDVAGKGAVAALVEREVADSTLPQLLVKDTRQALGQLGALNRAAFTQPVAAITGSSGKTTVKEMLASILRTRGPVLATRGNLNNDLGAPLTLLELAREHTSAVIELGASRLGEIAYTVGLTKPHVAILNNAGTAHVGEFGGPEKIVEAKGEIIDGLAADGIAVLNLDDKAFGIWKTRAGARKVLTFALSNTQADFYASDLSTDARGCPAFNLQTPEGVERVQLNLLGTHNVANSMAAAAAAHALGVSLFGIATGLGAVQPVKGRTVAQLAKNGMRVIDDTYNANPTSMCAAVDILAGFSGRTVLVLGDIGELGDWAEQGHRDVGEYARGKVSALYAVGPNMVHAVNAFGEQAHHFGTQAELIQALDAEQDTNTTILIKGSRSAAMENIVAALCGSSLEKH
- the ftsW gene encoding putative lipid II flippase FtsW is translated as MFNIIKPYPSPIITGRGIDLDFPMLAGCLALLGLGLIMIASASTEVAAAQSGSPLYYMIRHLIYVVLGLGACIVTMMIPIATWQRLGWLMLIGAFGLLVMVIIPGIGREVNGSMRWIGFSFFNVQPSEIAKVFVVIYLAGYLVRRQKEVRESWMGFFKPFIVLLPMAGLLLMEPDFGATVVMMGAAAAMLFLGGVGLFRFSLMVVLAVGAVVLLIQMQPYRMARLTNFADPWADQFGAGYQLSQALIAFGRGEWLGVGLGNSVQKQFYLPEAHTDFVFSVLAEELGAVGSLCTVALFVFVCIRGMYIGLWAEKAKQFFAAYVAYGLSFLWIGQFLINIGVNVGLLPTKGLTLPFLSYGGSSLVICCACLGLLLRIEWESRTHLGSEEMEFHESDFAEEPNHGR